A single Vigna radiata var. radiata cultivar VC1973A chromosome 8, Vradiata_ver6, whole genome shotgun sequence DNA region contains:
- the LOC106770172 gene encoding LOW QUALITY PROTEIN: uncharacterized protein At4g19900 (The sequence of the model RefSeq protein was modified relative to this genomic sequence to represent the inferred CDS: inserted 2 bases in 2 codons): MFDNRLLKCYKIAIFCLITFSAIIFLILXYDLIYQDSLRPSATKGAEEVLQARPHRNGEGIRSTLVLTHSPLRSMQQNKVVGKENQGVLVAPFNSTEEEIISWFKGKLHDFKILQSDGMSRQFHARILGFXSHECESQIFMTWEYPAGSFEARELLSIQSLFKVHPKACLAILSRTLDSILGYRILKPLLDRRFRVQAVAPDLPFLFEGTPAEAWLNELMKGKKDPGKISLFQNLSNLMRLAVLYKYGGVYLDTDFIVLKPISVLKNIIGAQSMDSGNKNWTRLNNAVLIFDMNHPLLLRFINEFVLTFNGNKWGHNGPYLVSRVVERLGERPGFNLTIFPPLAFYPADLKKIGGLFRKPKTRGESKWVEAKLLQLSSESYGVHLWNKESRNLKIEDGSVVARLISDRCIICKYL; this comes from the exons atgtttgataacCGACTTCTCAAATGTTATAAGATAGCTATCTTCTGTCTAATCACTTTCTCAGCCATAATTTTTCTTATCC TGTATGATCTTATTTACCAGGATTCCCTACGCCCTTCTGCAACCAAAGGAGCAGAAGAAGTGCTGCAAGCTCGACCTCACAGAAACGGAGAGGGGATAAGGTCAACTCTTGTTCTCACACACTCCCCTTTACGTTCCATGCAACAGAATAAAGTAGTCGGCAAAGAAAATCAAGGAGTTCTAGTTGCTCCATTTAATTCCACTGAAGAAGAAATAATTTCTTGGTTTAAAGGGAAGCTTCACGATTTCAAGATTCTCCAGTCGGATGGAATGAGTAGGCAATTCCATGCTCGGATTCTGGGAT TCAGCCATGAATGTGAGTCTCAAATTTTCATGACTTGGGAGTACCCTGCAGGCTCATTTGAAGCAAGAGAGTTGTTGTCTATACAGAGTCTTTTCAAGGTGCATCCCAAGGCTTGTCTGGCGATTCTATCAAGGACTTTGGACTCCATTCTTGGTTATAGGATCCTGAAGCCACTTCTTGATAGGAGGTTCAGAGTTCAAGCAGTGGCCCCAGACTTGCCATTTCTCTTCGAGGGAACTCCAGCTGAAGCATGGCTGAATGAGTTGATGAAAGGGAAGAAGGACCCTGGTAAGATTTCTCTGTTTCAGAACCTATCTAACTTGATGAGACTTGCAGTTCTGTACAAATATGGTGGTGTGTACCTAGACACGGATTTTATAGTCTTGAAACCTATATCTGTGTTGAAGAATATTATTGGAGCACAAAGCATGGACTCTGGGAATAAGAACTGGACTAGACTTAACAATGCAGTCCTGATATTTGACATGAATCATCCACTTCTTCTCAGATTCATTAATGAATTTGTGTTAACTTTTAATGGGAACAAATGGGGGCATAATGGTCCCTACCTGGTTTCCAGAGTGGTTGAGAGACTGGGGGAAAGGCCAGGCTTCAACCTTACAATCTTTCCTCCTTTGGCCTTTTATCCAGCAGATTTgaaaaagattggtggtctCTTTAGGAAGCCCAAAACTAGAGGTGAATCAAAATGGGTTGAAGCGAAACTGCTTCAGCTAAGTAGTGAGAGTTATGGGGTTCATTTATGGAACAAAGAAAGTAGGAATTTGaagattgaagatggaagtgtgGTAGCTAGACTCATATCTGATCGTTGTATCATTTGCAAGTATCTGTAG
- the LOC106772849 gene encoding probable LRR receptor-like serine/threonine-protein kinase At3g47570 — protein MNHPCASSRNLLSQILNRYLLVWMILMKESAIAATPAGNETDLQALLDFKNRVVADPFNIMSSWNDSLHHCNWIGITCNISNGRVMDLSLEQLRLGGTLTPFIGNLTFLNTLNLLNNSFHGEIPQEVGRLLYLEHLNLSLNNFGESIPSNLSHCTKLEVLGVGGNNLTGVIPTWIGNLSSLSRISFGLNNLIGSIPQEMGLLSSLTYLVLYGNYLSGSVPSSIYNKSSLYYFTFTQNHLHGNLPADVGFTLPNIQVFAGAVNNLTGSVPVSLLNASKLEILDFSVNGLTGTLPKNLGVLNRLTRLSFEHNRLGTGKTDDLSFLDSLVNCTGLQVLRLGVNNFGGVLPKSIANFSSQMHTFALGNIPGIGDGIHGNIPVGIGNLANLALISLEGNHLTGSLPHTLGRLKNLRELYLNVNKFSGRIPSSLGNLSVLTKIFLEENDFEGSIPSSLGNCQNLLVLSLYSNKLSGTIPPEVIGLSSLAIYLDVSHNALSGTLPAEVSKLQNLGELVLSENNFSGAIPSSLGRCISLEKLHLEGNSFDGNIPQTLKNLRGLLDIDLSRNNLSGKIPEFLGEFTELKHLNLSYNNFEGEIPKNGIFKNATSLSLYGNSKLCGGVPELNFPPCTVRKASLARRLLAPKVAIPISCALVLLLILSCFLILFPIVKRSKKKIPSSTTERGLEFEISYSEINKCTGGFSPDNLIGSGSFGSVYKGTLSGDKSCVAVKVLNLQQKGAPESFIDECHVLRSVRHRNLLKIITAISGVDHQGNDFKALVFEYMPNGSLEDWLHPIRNLQFQKKTLTFTQRLNIAIDVSCALEYLHHFCETPIVHCDIKPSNVLLDNDMVARLGDFGLATFLYEESSKLSTQPVMSDNLRGSIGYIPPEYGMGGKPSTLGDIYSYGILLLEIFTGKRPTDEAFEGGTGIQQFVANALSNNVMDIVDPSLVCEQDFDEESEESECEEKAIRRNNEIKGMAKGSIEDCFVSLMQIGMSCSTNAPDERMPITVVFNKLHTIRNVYKDKA, from the exons ATGAATCATCCTTGTGCAAGCTCTAGAAACCTGTTGTCACAAATCCTGAATAGATATCTTCTAGTATGGATGATCTTAATGAAGGAATCGGCAATTGCTGCAACTCCAGCAGGAAATGAAACTGATTTACAAGCTTTACTTGACTTCAAGAATAGGGTAGTAGCAGATCCATTCAACATTATGAGTTCTTGGAATGACTCCCTCCATCACTGCAATTGGATAGGAATCACATGCAACATCTCCAATGGAAGGGTCATGGACCTTAGCCTTGAGCAACTGAGACTAGGAGGCACTCTCACACCATTCATAGGAAACCTCACATTCCTCAACACACTCAACTTGTTAAACAATAGCTTCCATGGTGAAATTCCTCAAGAGGTGGGTCGTTTACTCTATCTGGAACATCTAAACCTCAGCTTAAATAACTTTGGTGAGAGTATTCCAAGTAATCTAAGTCACTGCACAAAACTAGAAGTACTAGGTGTAGGAGGAAATAATCTTACAGGAGTAATCCCAACTTGGATTGGAAACCTTTCTTCTTTATCTCGCATTAGCTTTGGATTAAATAACTTGATCGGAAGCATACCACAAGAGATGGGCCTTTTATCAAGCTTGACATATCTTGTGCTATATGGGAATTACTTGTCTGGCTCAGTTCCTTCTTCAATCTATAACAAATCTTCCTTATACTATTTCACTTTTACTCAAAACCATCTTCATGGGAACTTACCGGCCGATGTTGGGTTTACTCTTCCAAACATTCAAGTATTTGCTGGTGCGGTCAACAATCTTACAGGTTCTGTCCCTGTATCATTGTTGAATGCATCAAAACTAGAGATTCTTGACTTCTCCGTGAATGGTCTCACTGGAACACTGCCAAAGAACTTAGGGGTCTTGAACAGGTTAACTAGACTTAGCTTTGAACACAACAGACTGGGAACTGGGAAAACAGATGATCTTAGCTTTCTTGATTCTTTGGTCAACTGCACAGGTCTACAAGTTTTACGTCTAGGAGTAAATAATTTTGGTGGAGTATTGCCTAAATCAATTGCTAATTTCTCAAGCCAAATGCACACATTTGCCCTTGGAAATATACCTGGAATTGGAGACGGAATACATGGAAATATACCTGTTGGAATTGGCAATCTTGCAAACCTGGCCCTCATAAGTTTGGAAGGAAACCATCTAACTGGTAGTCTTCCACATACATTGGGTAGGCTGAAAAATCTGAGAGAATTGTATCTGAATGTCAACAAATTTTCAGGTAGAATCCCATCCTCCTTGGGAAATTTGTCTGTATTAACGAAAATTTTTCTGGAGGAGAACGACTTCGAGGGAAGCATCCCTTCTAGTCTTGGAAACTGCCAAAATTTATTGGTACTCAGCCTTTATAGCAACAAGCTCAGTGGCACCATACCACCTGAAGTTATTGGCCTTTCTTCACTAGCAATTTATTTAGATGTATCTCATAATGCTTTGTCAGGGACTCTTCCAGCTGAAGTGAGTAAGCTACAAAACCTTGGAGAGTTGGTGCTGTCTGAGAACAACTTTTCTGGAGCCATTCCATCTTCTCTTGGCAGATGCATTAGCTTGGAAAAGCTGCACTTGGAGGGAAATTCTTTTGATGGAAACATTCCTCAAACTTTAAAGAATTTGAGAGGTTTACTTGACATAGATCTTTCACGAAATAACTTGTCTGGCAAGATTCCCGAGTTTCTTGGGGAGTTCACTGAGCTCAAGCATTTAAATCTTTCATACAATAATTTTGAAGGTGAAATACCAAAGAACGGAATATTCAAAAATGCTACATCCCTTTCATTGTATGGCAACAGCAAGCTATGTGGGGGCGTTCCAGAACTAAATTTCCCTCCATGCACTGTCAGGAAAGCTTCTTTGGCAAGAAGACTCCTTGCTCCTAAGGTGGCTATCCCTATTTCATGTGCCCTTGTATTACTGTTAATTCTATCATGTTTTCTTATATTGTTCCCCATAGTAAAaagatcaaagaagaaaattccTTCATCAACTACTGAACGGGGTTTGGAATTTGAAATTTCTTACTCAGAAATTAACAAGTGCACTGGTGGGTTCTCCCCGGATAACCTGATTGGTTCGGGAAGTTTTGGTTCTGTATATAAAGGAACTCTGTCAGGTGATAAATCATGTGTTGCAGTTAAAGTATTAAACCTTCAACAGAAAGGAGCCCCTGAGAGTTTCATTGATGAATGCCATGTTCTGAGAAGTGTAAGGCATCGCAACCTTCTCAAGATCATAACTGCCATCTCAGGAGTTGATCATCAAGGCAATGACTTCAAAGCTCTAGTGTTTGAGTACATGCCTAATGGAAGTCTAGAAGATTGGTTGCATCCTATAAGAAATTTGCAATTTCAGAAGAAGACATTGACATTCACTCAAAGACTGAACATAGCAATTGATGTTTCATGTGCACTGGAATACCTCCACCACTTCTGTGAAACTCCAATTGTTCATTGTGACATAAAGCCAAGTAACGTGCTTCTTGACAATGATATGGTTGCCCGTCTTGGTGACTTTGGATTAGCTACATTTCTGTATGAAGAATCAAGCAAGTTATCCACACAACCGGTTATGTCAGATAACCTAAGGGGTTCTATTGGCTACATCCCTCCAG AGTATGGTATGGGTGGGAAGCCTTCCACACTTGGAGATATATACAGCTATGGGATACTGTTACTGGAAATTTTCACTGGAAAAAGGCCGACAGATGAAGCATTTGAAGGTGGCACGGGAATTCAGCAGTTTGTAGCAAATGCTCTATCTAACAATGTCATGGATATCGTTGATCCTTCATTAGTTTGTGAACAAGACTTTGATGAGGAAAGTGAAGAGTCTGAGTGTGAAGAGAAAGCTATAAGGAGGAACAACGAGATTAAAGGAATGGCTAAAGGTTCGATTGAGGATTGCTTTGTGTCTCTGATGCAAATTGGAATGTCGTGCTCTACAAATGCACCTGATGAACGAATGCCAATCACTGTGGTCTTCAACAAGCTGCATACTATCAGGAACGTTTATAAAGATAAAGCATAG
- the LOC111242357 gene encoding uncharacterized protein LOC111242357: MFTEITEEIDEDTHWFINTEERKEKIRNIIQHQKSLYRSSASSSLSSSAASSSSVSSPHKSRSLLALMKGGSTSMRRLFDMEHTSLANHFDFYTGSPIIKSISLWDSDSERDFHDPWALIKEVGSTRFAGTDRESELASKGSNVDGDLGSHNRNVSSGNRKLTRKKSFRRLPRFGLWRCGRFRFPLRFRRLKVRIWGRLFR, translated from the coding sequence ATGTTCACTGAAATTACAGAGGAGATAGATGAAGATACACACTGGTTTATCAACACAGAAGAACGGAAGGAGAAGATAAGGAATATTATACAGCACCAAAAATCTCTGTATAGGTCATCAGCATCATCTTCTCTGTCATCTTCAGCTGCATCCTCATCATCCGTCTCCTCACCCCATAAATCACGCAGTTTGTTGGCGTTGATGAAAGGAGGAAGCACATCCATGAGGAGATTGTTTGACATGGAGCACACAAGTTTGGCAAACCATTTTGACTTCTACACAGGTTCACCAATAATCAAGTCAATATCTTTGTGGGATAGTGATTCTGAGCGTGATTTCCATGACCCTTGGGCTTTGATCAAGGAGGTTGGATCCACTCGTTTTGCTGGAACTGATAGAGAAAGTGAATTAGCCTCAAAGGGTAGTAATGTGGATGGAGATCTTGGCTCCCACAACAGAAATGTCAGCAGTGGGAACAGAAAATTGACTAGGAAAAAGTCCTTTAGGAGGTTGCCAAGATTTGGTTTGTGGAGATGTGGAAGATTTAGATTCCCTTTGAGATTTAGACGGCTTAAAGTTAGAATATGGGGTAGACTATTCAGATAG